The Carassius carassius chromosome 9, fCarCar2.1, whole genome shotgun sequence genome includes a region encoding these proteins:
- the LOC132149115 gene encoding uncharacterized protein LOC132149115, giving the protein MHWLPLVAMVIASAMPFSQSPVPRLVVAAIEPGRNDSNISMPTNTSVDNDSPDAVSHNNYSTHDIAPHRTVDKQSTLEEDHISKDRANRENLLIGGGRTTGADASRPHEPRKYKSQKILAEKSHDILKDYQLESSQFHEESSIEAETFLKDDRNARSPMVSLQSSPVQEHLDEAQTVGSTNAKEMVQQYGGFGTEQGFKFDDIGLREEDQLLLLDANPRVLFSPALSPPKHPPLLLMLESGFLTNDVEDEESHMMDANTSAHRGDKDTYRNLLLGLSDSDGHIPRVRRKRQAAHSAQGMARSVCEAETRWVTKKTAVDLLSNTVTILPEIPTQTGPLKQRFYETTCRKPDPNRRGEVQAVEGASCLGVDKKHWMSKCETKQSYVRALTSDENKRIGWRWIRIDSSCVCVLLTRGTYNTKKLE; this is encoded by the coding sequence ATGCACTGGCTTCCCCTGGTTGCCATGGTGATTGCCTCGGCCATGCCTTTCTCTCAAAGTCCTGTGCCCAGGCTTGTTGTCGCGGCGATAGAGCCTGGCAGAAACGACAGCAACATCAGCATGCCGACCAACACATCAGTGGACAACGACTCCCCTGATGCTGTTTCTCACAACAACTACAGCACACATGACATAGCTCCTCACAGAACAGTCGATAAGCAGAGCACGCTTGAGGAAGACCATATATCCAAAGATAGAGCAAACCGAGAGAATCTTCTAATAGGTGGAGGTAGGACTACCGGAGCAGATGCCTCCAGGCCGCATGAACCCAGGAAATACAAATCACAAAAAATACTGGCTGAAAAAAGCCATGATATTCTCAAGGACTATCAGCTTGAAAGTAGCCAGTTTCATGAAGAAAGCAGTATTGAGGCAGAGACTTTTCTTAAAGATGACAGGAACGCAAGAAGTCCTATGGTCTCTCTGCAGAGTTCTCCAGTGCAGGAACATCTGGACGAAGCTCAAACGGTTGGGAGCACCAATGCTAAAGAAATGGTGCAGCAATATGGAGGGTTTGGAACAGAACAGGGCTTTAAGTTTGATGACATAGGCCTACGAGAAGAAGATCAGCTGCTTTTGCTGGACGCCAATCCTCGGGTACTTTTCTCCCCGGCCCTCTCCCCACCCAAACACCCACCTCTGCTCTTAATGCTGGAGTCAGGCTTTCTGACCAATGACGTTGAGGATGAGGAAAGCCACATGATGGATGCTAACACCTCTGCTCACAGAGGAGACAAAGACACATACAGGAACTTACTCTTGGgcctttctgattctgatggccACATTCCAAGGGTCCGCCGCAAGCGTCAAGCCGCCCACAGCGCACAAGGCATGGCACGCTCCGTATGTGAGGCCGAAACCAGGTGGGTGACCAAGAAGACCGCGGTGGACTTACTGAGCAACACCGTCACTATTCTGCCTGAGATCCCGACCCAGACTGGGCCACTCAAGCAGCGTTTCTACGAAACAACGTGCCGTAAGCCAGATCCAAACAGGAGAGGTGAAGTGCAGGCGGTGGAGGGGGCCAGCTGCTTGGGGGTGGATAAGAAACACTGGATGAGCAAGTGCGAAACCAAACAATCGTACGTACGCGCACTCACCTCAGATGAAAACAAGAGGATAGGATGGAGGTGGATCCGTATTGACTCCTCCTGCGTTTGCGTGCTGCTCACTAGAGGGACGTACAACACTAAGAAGTTGGAGTGA